A genomic stretch from Candidatus Bandiella woodruffii includes:
- a CDS encoding IS1 family transposase, which translates to MYIRQKKENKTRIWTAVDRDRFKTVAFKVGSGDKENYVDLARELGEKYQIRYMCTDGYEVYCHYKIAQIHLQTKSETCLVESFNSSLRDMLARLNRKTKRFSKCSEMLRLSLVLFFNKALALSIYL; encoded by the coding sequence ATATACATACGTCAAAAAAAAGAGAATAAAACAAGAATATGGACTGCTGTCGATAGGGACAGATTCAAAACTGTTGCGTTTAAAGTAGGTTCAGGTGATAAAGAAAATTACGTAGATTTAGCTCGTGAGCTAGGAGAAAAATACCAAATTCGTTATATGTGTACAGATGGGTATGAGGTCTATTGTCATTATAAAATTGCTCAAATACATCTGCAGACAAAGTCTGAAACTTGTTTGGTTGAGAGCTTCAATTCCTCCTTAAGGGATATGCTTGCTAGATTAAATCGCAAGACTAAACGCTTTAGCAAGTGTTCTGAAATGCTAAGATTATCCCTTGTTTTATTTTTTAACAAAGCTTTAGCTCTTTCTATCTATTTATGA
- a CDS encoding transposase, whose protein sequence is MFSLFSQYLLHLNFFNLTVPLLADRGYDVNYIIDHAQELGMRVVIPPKKNRITQRKYNKDLYKIRHIVENTFLHLKRWRGIATRYAKNSASFLAAI, encoded by the coding sequence ATTTTTTCCCTCTTCTCTCAATACCTTTTGCACCTCAACTTTTTTAACTTGACGGTGCCTTTACTAGCCGACAGAGGGTACGATGTTAATTACATAATTGACCATGCCCAAGAATTGGGCATGAGAGTTGTTATTCCTCCTAAAAAGAACAGAATCACCCAGAGAAAATACAATAAAGATTTATATAAAATAAGGCATATTGTAGAAAACACCTTTCTTCATCTTAAAAGATGGAGGGGAATTGCAACCAGATATGCTAAAAATTCAGCTTCTTTCCTTGCCGCAATTTAG
- the ltrA gene encoding group II intron reverse transcriptase/maturase: protein MVAKDSNTIHGSNSEGSTGAVDHEAHRVTSAIRIPQDLAKDVIGDVVKTANLKSAFKAVKRNKGAPGIDKRTINEVQESLDEIIQELQSSVINGKYTPSCVRGVQIPKPNGKTRLLGIPTVIDRMVQQAIVQVLSPLFDPHFSDNSYGFRPKRSAQGAMSKAKEFVKSGKSWVVDMDIEAFFDNVNHDILMSLIARSISDKKLLKLIRSFLNAGMMQNGLMSKRDLGTPQGGPLSPLLSNILLHELDRELHLRKHSFVRYADDCNIYVTSKNAAQRVLTSITKFLNSKLKLKVNLTKSATSSVQDRKFLGFTLLTDGSAIIARESISLFKDKVRLITKRSRGVKFDTIIRELNLVRLTLSLSLLLRNFVIDVSTLCAAFLEVT, encoded by the coding sequence ATGGTAGCAAAAGATAGCAATACCATCCACGGATCAAATAGTGAAGGCAGTACTGGAGCTGTTGATCATGAGGCGCATAGAGTAACTTCAGCAATTAGAATACCCCAGGACCTTGCAAAAGATGTAATTGGGGATGTAGTTAAAACTGCAAATCTCAAAAGTGCCTTTAAAGCAGTAAAACGCAATAAAGGTGCACCTGGTATCGATAAAAGAACTATCAATGAAGTACAAGAGTCCTTAGATGAGATTATCCAAGAGCTCCAATCTTCAGTTATCAACGGTAAATATACTCCTTCCTGTGTTAGAGGAGTACAAATACCCAAGCCTAATGGTAAAACCCGTTTGCTTGGCATACCTACAGTAATTGATAGAATGGTGCAGCAAGCTATAGTTCAAGTTTTATCACCTTTGTTTGATCCACACTTTTCGGACAATAGCTATGGATTTAGACCTAAGCGTTCTGCGCAAGGCGCTATGTCCAAAGCTAAAGAATTTGTAAAGTCTGGTAAATCATGGGTGGTGGATATGGACATAGAAGCTTTCTTTGATAACGTCAATCATGACATTTTAATGTCTCTAATTGCACGCTCTATCTCTGATAAGAAGCTCTTAAAGCTGATTAGATCGTTCTTAAACGCAGGCATGATGCAAAATGGCTTAATGAGCAAGAGAGACCTAGGGACCCCACAGGGTGGACCGCTCTCCCCTCTTCTAAGCAATATCTTGCTTCATGAACTTGATAGAGAGCTTCATTTACGTAAGCACTCTTTCGTCAGATACGCTGATGATTGTAACATTTATGTTACTTCTAAGAATGCTGCACAGAGAGTACTTACATCTATAACGAAGTTTCTTAACAGTAAGCTCAAACTTAAAGTTAATCTTACTAAAAGTGCTACTAGCTCTGTTCAAGACCGTAAATTCCTTGGATTTACATTGTTAACAGATGGCTCTGCTATTATTGCTAGAGAATCTATATCTCTCTTCAAAGATAAGGTTCGCCTTATCACCAAAAGAAGTAGAGGTGTTAAATTTGATACAATAATCAGAGAGTTAAATTTAGTAAGATTAACTTTAAGTTTGAGCTTACTGTTAAGAAACTTCGTTATAGATGTAAGTACTCTCTGTGCAGCATTCTTAGAAGTAACATAA
- a CDS encoding IS6 family transposase codes for MEVSHETIRAWCIKFGKRFLDIIKKKQRKVKDKWHLDEMSIKINGKYFILWRAVDEDGYEIDVFLQTRRNKKSAIRFLSRLLQSNPVPRVIVTDKLKSYTKPIKEMCPKTEHRRHKGLNNRVENAHQPTRRKEKCLIKFKSPSGVQQTLSLMGKIRNIFSVDVGRYMCAGHEVRAKGSSPLWAEIERSIS; via the coding sequence ATAGAAGTAAGCCATGAAACGATAAGAGCATGGTGTATTAAATTTGGAAAAAGGTTTTTAGATATAATCAAGAAGAAGCAGAGGAAAGTAAAGGATAAATGGCATTTGGATGAGATGAGCATTAAAATTAACGGTAAATATTTTATTTTGTGGAGAGCTGTAGATGAAGATGGATATGAGATAGATGTCTTCCTACAGACCAGACGTAATAAAAAGTCTGCGATAAGGTTTTTATCAAGATTATTACAATCAAATCCAGTACCCAGAGTAATCGTGACAGATAAATTAAAAAGCTATACCAAACCTATAAAAGAAATGTGCCCTAAAACAGAGCATAGGCGCCATAAAGGATTAAATAATAGGGTTGAAAATGCACACCAACCAACACGCAGGAAAGAGAAATGCCTAATAAAATTCAAATCTCCTTCTGGGGTACAGCAAACTCTTTCTTTGATGGGAAAAATAAGGAACATATTTTCAGTAGATGTGGGCAGGTATATGTGCGCCGGGCATGAGGTAAGAGCAAAGGGTTCAAGTCCCTTATGGGCTGAGATAGAGCGGTCCATTAGCTGA